The DNA window TGAGGTGAAATAATATGGGTATGACTATCACAGAGAAGATACTTGCGTCACATGCAGAAAAAAAGGTTGTAGAGCCTGGTGAAATCATTGATGCAAGGATTGACCTTGCCCTCGCTAACGACATTACAGCACCGCTATCCCTTGAAGAATTTGAAAGGGTTGGCGCTGAAAAGGTTTTTGATCGTGAGAAGGTTGTGTTTGTACTGGATCACTTCACCCCCAATAAGGATATACCTTCTGCAGAGAATTGTAAGAAGATAAGGGAGTTTTCAAAGAGGTATGGCATAAAATATCTATATGAGGGAGGGTCATGTGGTATTGAACACGCACTCCTCCCGGAAGAGGGACTTGTGGTACCAGGCGATTTAGTAATAGGAGCGGATAGCCATACCTGTACCTATGGAGCACTTGGTGCCTTCTCCACCGGTGTTGGAAGCACGGATTTAACCTACGGTATGGTTACCGGGCGTATATGGCTCAAGGTACCTGAGAGCATTAAATTTCTCTGCTATGGAAAATGGCAGAGATGGGTTACGGGGAAAGACCTTATACTCCATATAATCGCAACAATAGGAGTAGACGGTGCACTCTATGCCTCAATGGAATTTGAAGGGGAAGCCATATCTGCCCTTTCAATGGACTCACGTTTTACCATTGCCAATATGGCAATTGAGGCAGGGGCAAAAAATGGAATATTCAAGGTAGATGAAACCACCATAGCCTATGTGAAAGAGAGAGGGAAAAGACCTTATACTCTATTCGAGAGCGATAGCAATGCACGCTATAAAGATGTTTTTGAGATTAATGTGGCTAAGGTAGGGTTAAATGTTGCATGTCCATCGCTCCCGTCTAATGTGAAGGATGTACAGGCCCTGAAAAATATAAATATTGACCAGGTTGTAATCGGTTCCTGCACGAATGGAAGACTCGAAGATCTGGAGGTTGCATCCAGGATATTAAAAGGGAAAAAGGTTGCAAAATATACGAGATGCATTGTTATCCCTGCCACACCAAAGATTTATTATGAAGCCATGAAGCGTGGATATTTCGAGATTTTTCTTGAAGCAGGTTGTATAATATCACCACCAACGTGCGGTCCTTGTCTTGGAGGACACATGGGTGTGCTTGCCAAAGGGGAAAGGGCAGTAGCCACAACAAATAGAAATTTTGTTGGGAGGATGGGACATCCAGGAAGTGAGGTTTACCTTTCAGGCCCGGCAGTTGCGGCAGCAAGCGCCATAAAAGGGGAGATAGCCCATCCGGATGAAGTTGCATAAAATCAGTTCATGGCTGTTAGCTCGTAGCCTTTAGTTCATGGCTCATAGATAGGAGCAGAACCTATGAACTATGAGCTATGAACCATGAGCTAAATCGGAGGTCCTATGATATTGAAGGGAAGGGTTTGGAAGTTTGGAGACAATATAGATACGGATGTGATTATCCCTGCAAGGTATCTTGCATATACAGATCCAAAGGTACTTGGGGAGCATTGCATGGAACCTATATCCCCTTCATTTCATAAAGAAGTGAAAAAGGGGGATATTATAGTAGGGGGGTTAAATTTCGGCTGTGGTTCTTCAAGGGAACATGCCGCCATTGCCATATCTGCCCTCGGTATACCCCTTGTAATAGCAAAAAGTTTTGCAAGGATATTCTATAGGAATGCATTCAATAAGGGGCTTGCACTTTTAGAGGCAGATATAGAGAAAGACATTCGGGAAGGGGAATTGATAGAGGTTGACCTTTCTAAAGGGGTTATAAGATGGAAGAAAAAAGAGGTTAAGGCAAAGCCCATCCCGCCCTTTATGGTAGAGCTTATTAACGAGGGCGGATTGATAAACTATCTTAAAAAGAAACTGGAGGAATCAAATGAAAGAGTATAATGTAGCTGTTGTTGGCGCTACCGGTGCCGTTGGCAACGAGATGGTGACAACACTTGAAGAGAGAAGGTTTCCTGTAAGGAAGCTCACCCTTCTTGCCTCGTCAAGGAGTGTGGGGAAAACCTTAACCTTCAAAGGAAGGGGATTACCAATAGAGGAATTAAAGGAGGATTCTTTTAAGGGTATTGATATTGGACTATTTTCACCGGGTGGTGCAGTAAGCTTGAAGTTTGCACCTATTGCAGCAGCGAGCGGGTGTGTGGTGATAGATAACACATCTGCCTTCAGGATGGAACCCGATATTCCCCTTGTGGTGCCTGAAGTGAATGAACATGCGGTTGCAGGATATAAAAATAGGGGTATTATCGCCAATCCGAACTGCTCTACCATCCAGATGGTGGTCGTATTAAAGCCCCTCCATGATGCTGCAAGAATTAAAAGGGTTGTGGTTTCCACGTATCAGGCAGTTTCAGGCACAGGGAAAAAGGCAATCTATGAATTGGAACAGCAGGTACTTGCTATATACAGCCAGAAAGAGATTGTGAAGAAAGTATATCCATACCAGATAGCATTTAACTGTCTCCCCCATATCGATGCCTTCCTTGAGAACGGATACACGAAAGAAGAGATGAAGATGGTGAACGAAACGAGAAAGATTATGGAAGATAGCATACAGGTTACCGCGACAACGGTAAGGGTGCCGGTTTTTTATGGCCATTCCGAATCCGTAAATGTTGAATTCGAGAAAGATTTGAGTCCTGATACGGCAAGAAAAATCCTGAGGAAGGCACCTGGCGTGAAGGTAGTTGATAATCCTTCAAAAAATAAATATCCCATGGCGATACATGCAGCAGGCAGGGATGAAACATTTGTGGGAAGGATAAGGAGAGACGAGTCCATTCCCCATGGGTTAAACATGTGGATTGTGGCAGATAACATAAGAAAAGGTGCCGCCTTAAATGCAGTCCAGATTGCAGAGGTGTTGATTAAGAAGTACCTGTAGTTCAACACAGTATATAGTATGCAGTAGGCACTAAGCAGTAGACAGATTAAAAGTCAAAAGAAGTTGCTGCTTACTGCATACTGCTTACTGAATTTAGCTGCATCCTCCCTACTCCTTACTTCCTACTGCTCTTCATCGTGTTTGTGTGGTTGCATTCGCTGGATAGCATCTATCTCATCTTCTATCTCGTTAATTTCTTCCTTCATCCTAAATATTCCGTTTATTCTCTCTTTTATAAACGGGTCATCCTTGCTTAAGATTTTTCCCAGAGAAAATTCCTCATAAACATATTCACCTATTTCTATGTATGATTTCTGCATGTTTCTCTGGATTTTTGTAATATCTATGAATTTCCTTTTTCCTATTTTTGCCTGTTTTTCAACATTAAATGCAATATCCTGGGCTGCCTCTCTCAGGGTTTTTAGCCCTTCCTCGGTTTTTTTCTTCAAATCATCAATAATAGCCATTCAATTCTCCCTTTAATCGTAATTTTCTAATAAATATATGCAATAGATGATAGTTTTGCAAGTATATTGAAATAGTTATATTCTTGTGATACATTACGAATCAACAAAGATAAGTTTTTTACCACCAGAGCATTTGAAAGAGCGCCTTTATTTGTATGAATATTAGAAATAGATTAGAAGAGAAGGAAGAATACATATTATCTCCCTTTGCACAAAAAAGCAGTAAAACAAGGGGTAGAGTCAAACCTGAACCCGAATGTGACATAAGGCCTGCATTTCAGCATGACAGGGACAGGATAACGCATAGCAAGTCG is part of the Pseudomonadota bacterium genome and encodes:
- a CDS encoding 3-isopropylmalate dehydratase small subunit — its product is MILKGRVWKFGDNIDTDVIIPARYLAYTDPKVLGEHCMEPISPSFHKEVKKGDIIVGGLNFGCGSSREHAAIAISALGIPLVIAKSFARIFYRNAFNKGLALLEADIEKDIREGELIEVDLSKGVIRWKKKEVKAKPIPPFMVELINEGGLINYLKKKLEESNERV
- a CDS encoding aspartate-semialdehyde dehydrogenase — encoded protein: MKEYNVAVVGATGAVGNEMVTTLEERRFPVRKLTLLASSRSVGKTLTFKGRGLPIEELKEDSFKGIDIGLFSPGGAVSLKFAPIAAASGCVVIDNTSAFRMEPDIPLVVPEVNEHAVAGYKNRGIIANPNCSTIQMVVVLKPLHDAARIKRVVVSTYQAVSGTGKKAIYELEQQVLAIYSQKEIVKKVYPYQIAFNCLPHIDAFLENGYTKEEMKMVNETRKIMEDSIQVTATTVRVPVFYGHSESVNVEFEKDLSPDTARKILRKAPGVKVVDNPSKNKYPMAIHAAGRDETFVGRIRRDESIPHGLNMWIVADNIRKGAALNAVQIAEVLIKKYL
- the leuC gene encoding 3-isopropylmalate dehydratase large subunit, translating into MGMTITEKILASHAEKKVVEPGEIIDARIDLALANDITAPLSLEEFERVGAEKVFDREKVVFVLDHFTPNKDIPSAENCKKIREFSKRYGIKYLYEGGSCGIEHALLPEEGLVVPGDLVIGADSHTCTYGALGAFSTGVGSTDLTYGMVTGRIWLKVPESIKFLCYGKWQRWVTGKDLILHIIATIGVDGALYASMEFEGEAISALSMDSRFTIANMAIEAGAKNGIFKVDETTIAYVKERGKRPYTLFESDSNARYKDVFEINVAKVGLNVACPSLPSNVKDVQALKNINIDQVVIGSCTNGRLEDLEVASRILKGKKVAKYTRCIVIPATPKIYYEAMKRGYFEIFLEAGCIISPPTCGPCLGGHMGVLAKGERAVATTNRNFVGRMGHPGSEVYLSGPAVAAASAIKGEIAHPDEVA